In the Anastrepha obliqua isolate idAnaObli1 chromosome 1, idAnaObli1_1.0, whole genome shotgun sequence genome, one interval contains:
- the LOC129235793 gene encoding uncharacterized protein LOC129235793, translating to MEIDSSERTSAQFTNITIQEDFIEAESTEDRIITGSTKRRKYSFVWQYFRPLGSSSGGSLECIICASSVSNQTSNLARHLFAAHDINRQTHHGEGDSQDLAPNSALGRTSRSFIWKYCTKEDCRYARCHLCNKLLYFGGGNTANITKHLRRKHSGAINSHELGGSKDMEDSEEFVAEMSNQMDSTMNNLEDEVTKMKGENHSDVRLRKERKGSSYVWNYCDKLSRHTIRCKLCKKVMSFHGTANVITHLQRRHNIVGRVENEAAILNNFADEDNGMIDVKDEPESIVHRRRRSSAATSIVWKYCTRLGQDVVRCSFCKKNLSFQGTSNLQRHLHRMHGIVTQGRGFGELEQESLDIDDNFIWEHCEHTDDGKIKCNMCNNTFDEKGFEEIRKHLTVTHAVLSSPPAKRHRRRRRNLPEETCDETDEYEYDNDDDNWQEVNEEYTIEYNDASVKKDQPTFEDIIEEDHAGQINGDEDPFDPNVMHNYPVARPLSASSSHEATPDRFLKISADTNRLRKLNEERLRMETEYFREKAGYYRMQKYFTALQAKKVRLELDRLQNSSPNGTAYNVNTDMPEVRTSTATIYNNQKK from the exons ATGGAAATTGATTCCTCTGAGAGGACGAGCGCGCAATTCACAAATATAACCATCCAAGAAGATTTCATTGAAGCTGAGTCAACAGAAGACCGTATTATTACAGGAAGTACTAAAAGGCGAAAGTATAGCTTTGTATGGCAGTATTTCCGCCCTTTAGGAAGTAGTAGTGGCGGCTCACTAGAGTGCATTATATGTGCCAGCAGTGTTAGCAATCAAACTAGTAATTTGGCCCGCCATTTATTTGCAGCCCATGATATAAACAGACAAACACATCACGGTGAAGGG GATAGCCAAGATCTTGCACCTAATAGTGCACTCGGTCGGACAAGTCGGAGTTTTATATGGAAATATTGTACTAAGGAAGACTGCAGATACGCGCGCTGTCATTTGTGCAATAAGCTACTCTATTTCGGTGGTGGAAATACCGCGAATATAACCAAACATCTACGTCGTAAACATTCGGGAGCAATTAATTCGCACGAATTGGGAGGTTCAAAAGACATGGAGGATTCGGAAGAATTCGTGGCTGAGATGTCCAATCAAATGGACTCGACCATGAACAATTTAGAAGACGAGGTTACTAAAATGAAAGGCGAAAATCATTCTGATGTAAGGCTACGAAAGGAACGCAAAGGAAGCAGTTATGTTTGGAATTATTGTGATAAACTTTCAAGGCACACAATTCGTTGTAAACTTTGTAAGAAAGTAATGAGTTTCCATGGCACTGCAAATGTAATAACACATTTGCAACGCCGACATAATATTGTTGGACGGGTGGAAAACGAAGCG gcaatattaaataattttgccGATGAAGACAATGGGATGATTGATGTTAAGGATGAGCCTGAGTCAATTGTTCATAGGCGCAGACGGTCGTCAGCGGCCACGAGCATTGTTTGGAAATATTGTACACGGCTTGGACAAGATGTTGTGCGTTGCagcttttgcaaaaaaaatctatCCTTTCAAGGCACAAGTAATTTACAACGTCATTTACATCGTATGCATGGTATTGTTACGCAAGGTCGTGGATTCGGGGAACTGGAGCAAGAATCATTAGATATTGACGACAACTTTATATGGGAGCATTGTGAGCATACGGAtgatggaaaaattaaatgcaatatgTGCAACAACACGTTTGATGAAAAAGGTTTCGAAGAAATTCGCAAACATCTTACAGTAACACACGCAGTCCTCTCGAGCCCCCCGGCGAAACGTCATAGACGACGGCGCCGAAATCTACCCGAG GAAACTTGTGACGAAACCGATGAATATGAATACGATAACGATGATGACAATTGGCAAGAGGTAAATGAGGAATATACGATAGAATACAATGATGCAAGTGTGAAGAAAGATCAACCCACGTTTGAAGATATAATAGAGGAAGATCATGCGGGACAAATTAATGGTGATGAGGACCCTTTCGATCCTAAC GTGATGCACAATTACCCTGTGGCGCGGCCTTTATCTGCATCTTCAAGCCATGAAGCAACGCCAgatcgatttttgaaaatatcggcAGATACTAACCGACTACGTAAATTGAATGAAGAACGATTACGTATGGAAACCGAGTACTTCCGTGAAAAAGCGGGCTATTAccgtatgcaaaaatattttactgcatTGCAGGCTAAAAAAGTCAGACTCGAGTTGGATCGCTTACAAAACTCAAGTCCAAATGGCACCGCTTACAATGTTAATACAGACATGCCAGAAGTGCGCACTTCCACAGCTACCATTTATAATAATCAGAAAAAATAA